The Siniperca chuatsi isolate FFG_IHB_CAS linkage group LG17, ASM2008510v1, whole genome shotgun sequence genomic sequence GGATTCGGTCCTGGATGTGGTGAGAAAAGAGGCTGAGAGCTGTGAGTGTCTGCAGGGTTTCCAGCTCACACACTCCCTGGGAGGAGGCACCGGCTCCGGCATGGGCACCCTGCTCATCAGCAAGATCAGGGAGGAGTACCCTGACCGCATCATGAATACCTTCAGTGTGGTGCCCTCTCCTAAGGTAACACATAAAATATTGTATCATTGAAAACagggaaaataataatttgttaataTACTAGTGCATATTAGACATTAGCCAACATTCCCATTATTGATGTCTACTCTCAGGTAATTTACcatcaaaataacattttaataccGCTGCTGTTATGGAGACATATTATAAAGTAGTACTAGTGTTTTCTGAATAAAGAGTTAATAGTTAATTGCAGTGCAATATGAGTGCTGAATCCTGTCTGTTCTTGCTATCaatattgattttaatattaaaatatatgcCAACTTAACATTAAGTAATTAGAAGTTTTGTTGGCTTGTAATGCAGTTTAGTTGGAAGTCCAACAATAGCAAACTTCCATCCAAAATGTCTTGTAGTAATGAAGAGGTAATACAGTATAACGTCATGCCAATCCCATATATGCTTGCAGCACAATTCTCCATCACTGAGCAGTCTAAAACAGAAGTCAGAAAACTTCACCCAGTAAAATAATTGTTGTCAGTTGTTGTTCAAGTAATGTTGATGTTGatttttccttgtttctttgtcttcagGTATCGGACACAGTGGTTGAGCCGTACAATGCCACGCTGTCAGTCCACCAGCTGGTAGAAAATACAGATGAAACCTACTGCATTGACAATGAAGCCCTTTATGACATTTGCTTCCGCACTCTCAAACTCACAACACCCACCTACGGCGACCTCAACCACCTGGTTTCAGCCACCATGAGCGGCGTCACCACCTGCCTGCGTTTCCCCGGCCAGCTTAACGCTGATCTGAGGAAACTGGCTGTCAACATGGTTCCCTTCCCTCGTCTCCACTTCTTCATGCCCGGCTTTGCTCCGCTGACCAGCAGGGGGAGTCAGCAGTACCGTGCCCTGACTGTGCCCGAGCTCACCCAGCAGGTGTTTGACGCCAAAAACATGATGGCGGCTTGCGACCCTCGCCACGGACGCTACCTGACGGTGGCTGCCGTGTTCCGTGGCCGCATGTCCATGAAGGAGGTGGATGAGCAGATGCTGAATGTCCAAAACAAGAACAGCAGCTACTTTGTGGAGTGGATCCCCAACAATGTCAAGACAGCCGTCTGTGACATCCCGCCACGTGGCCTCAAGATGGCTGTCACCTTCATTGGCAACAGCACAGCCATCCAGGAGCTGTTCAAACGCATCTCTGAGCAGTTTACCGCCATGTTCCGCCGCAAGGCCTTCCTCCACTGGTACACCGGCGAGGGCATGGACGAGATGGAGTTCACCGAGGCAGAGAGCAACATGAACGACCTGGTGTCCGAGTACCAGCAGTACCAGGATGCCACGGCcgaggaggagggagagtttGAGGAAGAAGTGGAAGAGGATGCCTAAAAAAAAGCAAGGAAAATTCAAGTAACATGAGCTGAAAAAAGTTAataaccaaaaagaaaaaaatcttaaaaaaagtggaaaaaaaaattgtgataaGGAATGTAGCAGAACAGATAAGGAAGGCTGGTTAGAGAAACATGGGGGTCTGAACTGGTTAACGGAGGGATAGAAACGATGGGATGAAGTAAGAATGAAAGTTGAATGTAGGCAGAGAAAACGAAAGAGAAGCAGGTGAGAAACAGGATAAAAATCACATGACCAAATTAATGTGCCATGGTTTAAAGTTTATTGTGACGCCGTGTAGACCAGTTTTACCAAGACTAGCCTCCCTTTTACACTAAGTTCTTGTCTTGTAGCAAATGCACTAATCAGAAGCACTTCTTAAACTTCACTTTAAATCACGTAAGATTATCTTTTCCTGTTTCCtagaaagtaaaaagaaattaCTCTGAAAAATAAAGGAAGTAATCATGGTGGCTTTGTACTGTAAAGTTAATTCCACCTTGAACAAATGTGCTAAATGGTTTGATGACTGATTTAAAGTGTAATAATACACTTATATTCACTCACACTCGCAAACAAGCTTGTAAATTTTGCCAAATATTATTGATATGACATTACCTTCTGCATGAGAAACAGTATTTTACATtccttgaaaaaataaatatctgtgCTTCTGAGTTAGCAGTCAGAAAAGTCCAACTTTGGATGTTTTATTCCAGAGTTAAAGCATTTAAACAAGGGTGAAGTCAAAGAATATCAAGTGTTAGAAACCCTATAACTGTGACTTTGATTGTTTTGGAGAAACCAGACCTACTTCCTTGAGTGAACTTCAGAAATATGAAATCATGCCATTATCAGTGTTAATTACTTTTATCAGTGTTCATtacttttgccatttttgtcaGCATTCAAGATCCACTCTCAAAGATAAATGTGAATTTGGGTAGTAGTTGGGACAACACTGTCAGTATTTTCTTCCTCACTGAGGCATGTACTGTAAGTAAATTGATCAgcacacgttttttttttttttactgctttcgTCCTTTGCATCCTTTTTAAGATTGCGTGTGAGATAGAAAACATTCTGGTAGATTCAGTCTTCATAACAAATCCTCATGATCAGGTCATTGTTTTCTCACTTCAGTTGtaacttttatttcattcagaaagcacaaaattaaaaatgtcagatttaaTAGACATTTTTTAAGAAGTTTTTTTGTAAAAGAGCCTGCAGCCAAttcaacatattttatatcAGTAATTGCAAATTCTGCAAGTTGTCAATGAGAACAAATCTCTGTTTCATTGAATTCCTGACAAGATTTCAGTAAGATACATTTTCATAGTTTTAATGCAACAGCAGCAGGATTTTTCTCAGACGCCAGCCAACGTCATGAGGACAATCACACACTGCAGATGCCCAGAACCCAGGTCAGGTCATGGAAAGCATATTAGCCTTTGCCTGATCTGTTTTCCATTACCTACTATTTGGGGACCTGAGATTTTAGACTCAAAAAGGCCTGAGCTCATCTTGACTAGAAGCATCTTTACTGTTGTTGGATTAGAACCATGTATCTGCCaagtattatatttaaaaactgcatttgttttttctctgaactccatgtatttatatttaaatatacatttttgtaatagATTTCATGGGCCCAGTGGTCATGGGAATTACTCTAAACACAAATGACCACAAATTGGATTCAAGTATGGAAAATATCAGCAGTGTCACCTGCAAATAATCCGTATGCTAAACCTCCAACAAAGTGACATGAATGAGCAGAGGATgtattttaaagtattaaaatcaTGGAGAGAAGTTGAAG encodes the following:
- the LOC122864432 gene encoding tubulin beta chain-like, which produces MREIVHIQAGQCGNQIGAKFWEVISDEHGIDPTGTYHGDSDLQLDRISVYYNAATGGKYVPRAILVDLEPGTMDSVRSGPFGQIFRPDNFVFGQSGAGNNWAKGHYTEGAELVDSVLDVVRKEAESCECLQGFQLTHSLGGGTGSGMGTLLISKIREEYPDRIMNTFSVVPSPKVSDTVVEPYNATLSVHQLVENTDETYCIDNEALYDICFRTLKLTTPTYGDLNHLVSATMSGVTTCLRFPGQLNADLRKLAVNMVPFPRLHFFMPGFAPLTSRGSQQYRALTVPELTQQVFDAKNMMAACDPRHGRYLTVAAVFRGRMSMKEVDEQMLNVQNKNSSYFVEWIPNNVKTAVCDIPPRGLKMAVTFIGNSTAIQELFKRISEQFTAMFRRKAFLHWYTGEGMDEMEFTEAESNMNDLVSEYQQYQDATAEEEGEFEEEVEEDA